A stretch of the Candidatus Hydrogenedentota bacterium genome encodes the following:
- a CDS encoding NHL repeat-containing protein: MQRASLSPLSNRSGNGFVSSAPSCAAVAVFIAAAAVVMPVFAASAGEDASSGRARIAPSVVHLAPGAEQRFKAVMLQTRLKGATAAQNVAWSVNGIPGGDDTAGRITADGLYTAPAQTPKPREVHICAEMADAANPHLFATVLFEGEGTHYESVAQWSESIAQPVHLKDPHCLALDHAGNLLIADFEGSRVHRFTPDGMYLGDLGLGTGEAPGYVIKPRVVQVDHEGNIFVSDQKKDQPRIQVFSHDGQFLRTFGDKGINPGQILRAHGLAFDSKHRLYVVDVDAMRINVYDSSGKFLQSWGQDGSGLGEFNAPHGIAIDANDDVFVVGYYGPCQKFTSGGKLLRVFAEPDPPDSAVYFHSICLDRWGNVYLTVRGAGGYGGAIEDTQGNHVSIMKYNNNGDYVASLTLNVSAHAENWATVAKDGTVYTIFVGNERMGVETSAPR, translated from the coding sequence ATGCAACGAGCCTCGCTGTCGCCTTTGTCGAATCGGTCTGGCAACGGATTCGTGAGCAGCGCCCCGTCGTGCGCCGCAGTCGCCGTGTTCATTGCCGCCGCCGCTGTGGTTATGCCTGTTTTCGCCGCGTCTGCTGGGGAAGACGCGTCTTCCGGACGGGCTCGCATCGCTCCTTCGGTGGTCCACTTGGCCCCGGGCGCGGAACAACGGTTCAAGGCCGTCATGCTGCAAACACGCCTGAAAGGCGCTACGGCGGCCCAGAACGTTGCGTGGTCCGTAAACGGCATCCCCGGCGGGGATGATACCGCAGGCCGGATCACGGCGGATGGGTTGTACACGGCGCCCGCGCAAACACCCAAGCCGCGGGAGGTCCACATTTGCGCGGAAATGGCCGATGCGGCAAACCCTCACTTGTTTGCGACGGTGCTGTTCGAGGGCGAGGGGACCCACTATGAAAGCGTTGCGCAGTGGAGCGAATCCATCGCGCAGCCGGTGCATCTCAAAGATCCGCATTGTCTGGCCCTGGACCACGCGGGCAACCTCCTCATCGCGGACTTCGAAGGGTCGCGCGTGCACCGGTTCACGCCGGACGGGATGTACCTTGGCGATTTGGGCCTGGGCACGGGGGAAGCGCCCGGTTACGTGATCAAGCCGCGCGTGGTTCAGGTGGACCACGAGGGCAACATCTTCGTGAGCGACCAGAAAAAGGACCAGCCCCGCATCCAGGTGTTCAGCCATGACGGCCAATTCCTGCGCACGTTCGGAGACAAAGGGATTAATCCCGGCCAGATCCTGCGGGCCCACGGCCTGGCGTTCGATTCGAAACACCGGTTGTACGTCGTAGATGTCGACGCGATGCGGATCAACGTTTACGATTCCTCCGGCAAATTCCTGCAATCCTGGGGCCAGGACGGCTCGGGCCTGGGCGAATTCAACGCTCCGCACGGGATCGCCATCGACGCCAACGACGACGTGTTCGTCGTGGGATATTACGGCCCCTGCCAGAAGTTCACGTCCGGCGGGAAGCTGTTACGCGTGTTTGCCGAGCCCGATCCGCCGGACAGCGCCGTTTATTTCCACAGTATTTGCCTGGATCGATGGGGCAACGTGTACCTCACCGTGCGCGGCGCGGGCGGATACGGCGGCGCTATTGAAGACACGCAAGGCAATCATGTGAGCATCATGAAATACAATAACAACGGGGACTACGTCGCCAGCCTGACGCTGAACGTGTCGGCGCATGCCGAAAACTGGGCCACGGTCGCCAAGGACGGGACCGTGTATACCATCTTCGTAGGGAACGAGCGAATGGGAGTGGAAACATCGGCGCCAAGGTAA